The Heyndrickxia vini genome contains a region encoding:
- a CDS encoding AAA family ATPase, translating into MKPLKLIMQAFGPYAEKEVIDFTELGNRTMFVISGKTGSGKTTIFDGISFAIYGKASGEDRIGNELRSQFAKDELPTEVSLLFSLRNKTYFISRSPQQEKRKSRGDGYTTVGAKAELYLINEEGEKQILAANVRDTDEKIKEIIQLDANQFRQILMIPQGEFRKLLTSESKDKEQILQRLFHTEFFKRIEEQLKEEATTLKNYVQAKIEERTMALKSIYLIENDELQQGIDEDKINDLKVIPMLNDEIKRMQQMAIELQLKTEQKKIERDDSKKKVDEAETILKQFDIRDRLKKEKDVLESKKEYYDLMKVEIEQAYKASRLEQQDQLCHRIKKEYDTYKADFQRSKIQLEQTVALLEQAENRLSKEEKKSNMRNQIADELIRITNLKDEVYSFAHRQLELNTLKNEYKIIEVKIEQTKTQIEQIEVNISEKRNKQKLVEELKLLILKNEKELDQLTNTIHKLRKIASHMEKEAKIKRDLEEKTKLYEHAKVRLEDAKNTLTSIERKWQIGQASLLAQRLIEGDPCPVCGSTHHPNRSIIHDEMPTEKDLKSAKLEVEKLESEYRESETGRLTVKSSLTHLNELIEEQKEEIIAILPEASFENAVQLLRLYEEKQLEKNQLINEHKKKISQFSQIEKEITLLEERLKQERKNEETYLQNEKAIAKQYTELNTSIQNSLKNIPDDIRTIDVYEKKVKRITIQKDQLEKDFENAKLYVQQLKEQLSGNRASYEKLVDLVTKSEATLNTERNKFIDMLSAEGFDGYQQFAKAKREINTIKQLEQQIQNYREEYRSVSDRYQEIFELLKNVDKPQIEKLKQQFIELENDLLNLSSAHSNVQMKIHHNEEIAKKVEKINLAIKASEEKYKVIGHLSDISKGQNTYRITFERYVLAAFLDDILQVANIRLTRMTSGRYYLLRKTDRSKGNVQSGLELLVFDQYTGQERHVKTLSGGESFKASLALSLGLADIVQQHSGGVSLETMFIDEGFGTLDPESLDQAIESLLDIQNSGRLVGIISHVPELKERIDARLEVYSSQSGSKTEFHFVN; encoded by the coding sequence ATGAAGCCATTAAAATTAATAATGCAAGCATTTGGTCCCTATGCAGAAAAAGAAGTGATTGATTTTACAGAGCTAGGCAATCGAACGATGTTTGTGATTTCCGGTAAGACGGGCTCTGGAAAAACGACCATTTTTGATGGTATTAGTTTTGCTATATATGGCAAAGCAAGTGGAGAGGACCGCATTGGCAATGAGCTAAGGAGCCAATTTGCTAAGGATGAACTGCCAACGGAAGTTTCCTTGCTTTTTTCTCTTAGAAATAAAACCTACTTTATTTCTCGTTCCCCACAGCAAGAAAAGCGAAAAAGCCGTGGAGATGGCTATACAACAGTAGGTGCTAAGGCGGAACTTTACTTAATCAATGAAGAAGGAGAAAAGCAAATTCTAGCAGCAAATGTACGTGATACGGATGAAAAAATTAAAGAAATTATTCAGTTAGATGCTAATCAATTCCGTCAAATCCTCATGATCCCACAAGGAGAGTTCCGAAAATTATTAACTTCCGAAAGTAAGGATAAAGAACAGATTCTACAAAGGCTCTTCCATACAGAGTTTTTTAAACGAATCGAAGAACAATTGAAAGAAGAAGCTACTACATTAAAAAATTATGTACAAGCAAAGATAGAAGAACGAACGATGGCATTGAAATCAATTTATCTAATTGAAAATGATGAGCTGCAGCAGGGCATTGATGAAGACAAAATTAATGACTTGAAAGTAATTCCAATGTTGAATGATGAAATCAAGAGAATGCAGCAAATGGCTATCGAACTTCAATTAAAAACTGAACAAAAAAAGATAGAGCGTGATGACTCGAAGAAAAAAGTCGATGAAGCGGAAACTATTTTAAAACAATTTGATATTCGCGATCGTCTCAAAAAAGAAAAGGATGTATTGGAGTCTAAAAAAGAATATTACGATCTAATGAAAGTGGAAATTGAGCAGGCATATAAAGCATCAAGATTAGAACAGCAAGATCAATTATGTCATCGTATTAAAAAAGAATATGATACGTATAAAGCAGATTTTCAACGTTCAAAGATTCAGCTAGAACAAACAGTAGCATTATTAGAACAAGCTGAAAATAGATTAAGCAAAGAAGAAAAAAAATCCAATATGCGTAATCAAATAGCGGATGAACTTATTAGAATAACAAATTTAAAAGATGAAGTATATTCTTTTGCACATCGACAACTAGAACTCAACACACTTAAAAATGAGTATAAAATCATTGAGGTGAAAATTGAACAAACAAAAACACAAATTGAGCAAATCGAGGTAAATATTAGCGAGAAAAGAAATAAACAAAAATTGGTGGAAGAATTGAAATTGCTTATATTGAAAAATGAAAAAGAGTTAGATCAATTAACAAACACTATTCACAAGTTACGAAAGATCGCATCTCATATGGAGAAGGAAGCGAAAATAAAGCGTGATTTAGAGGAAAAAACAAAGTTGTATGAACATGCAAAGGTAAGGCTGGAGGATGCTAAAAATACGCTTACCTCTATAGAACGTAAGTGGCAGATAGGTCAAGCAAGTTTATTGGCACAAAGATTAATAGAAGGTGACCCTTGTCCGGTTTGTGGATCTACCCATCATCCGAATCGATCAATTATTCACGATGAGATGCCTACGGAAAAAGATTTGAAAAGCGCTAAATTAGAAGTAGAAAAGTTAGAGAGCGAATATAGAGAGAGTGAAACAGGCAGGTTAACAGTAAAATCGAGCCTTACACATTTAAATGAATTGATTGAAGAACAAAAAGAAGAAATTATCGCTATTCTTCCGGAAGCATCTTTTGAAAATGCAGTACAATTGTTAAGATTATACGAAGAAAAACAATTGGAAAAAAATCAGTTAATAAACGAGCATAAAAAGAAAATTTCACAATTTAGTCAAATTGAAAAAGAGATTACACTTCTTGAAGAGAGACTAAAACAAGAAAGAAAAAATGAAGAAACTTATTTGCAAAATGAAAAAGCAATTGCTAAACAATATACAGAGTTAAATACATCCATACAAAATTCTTTAAAAAATATTCCAGATGATATTCGAACAATAGATGTGTATGAAAAGAAAGTTAAACGTATAACAATCCAAAAAGATCAACTAGAAAAAGATTTCGAAAACGCAAAACTGTACGTACAGCAATTAAAAGAACAGCTTTCAGGAAATCGAGCTTCGTATGAGAAATTAGTAGACTTAGTAACAAAGTCTGAAGCAACATTGAATACAGAAAGAAACAAATTTATCGATATGCTGAGTGCGGAAGGGTTTGACGGATACCAACAATTCGCAAAAGCAAAAAGAGAGATAAACACAATCAAACAACTTGAACAACAGATTCAAAATTATCGAGAAGAGTATCGCTCAGTTTCGGATCGTTATCAAGAAATATTTGAACTTCTCAAAAATGTTGATAAGCCGCAAATCGAGAAATTAAAGCAACAATTTATCGAATTAGAAAATGATTTGCTGAACTTATCTTCCGCACATTCAAATGTACAAATGAAAATCCATCATAATGAAGAAATAGCGAAAAAGGTGGAAAAGATTAATCTTGCAATTAAAGCGTCTGAAGAAAAATACAAGGTAATTGGTCATCTATCTGATATTTCAAAAGGCCAAAACACGTATCGGATCACATTTGAACGATATGTCCTTGCAGCATTTCTAGATGATATTTTACAAGTTGCTAATATAAGGTTAACAAGGATGACAAGTGGACGATACTACTTACTAAGAAAAACAGATCGATCTAAAGGAAATGTACAAAGTGGCTTGGAGTTATTGGTTTTTGACCAATATACAGGACAAGAACGCCATGTGAAGACACTTTCCGGAGGGGAAAGCTTTAAGGCATCTTTAGCACTTTCGTTAGGACTTGCTGATATTGTACAACAACATTCTGGCGGTGTTTCACTTGAAACGATGTTTATAGACGAAGGTTTTGGAACCCTTGATCCAGAATCATTAGACCAAGCAATTGAATCATTATTGGATATACAAAATAGCGGAAGACTGGTAGGAATAATTTCTCATGTTCCGGAATTAAAAGAACGTATCGATGCACGTCTTGAAGTATACTCCAGTCAAAGTGGCAGTAAAACAGAATTTCATTTTGTAAACTAG
- a CDS encoding exonuclease SbcCD subunit D, which yields MKFIHTADWHLGKLVHGIYMTDEQRIVLEQFVKLVEEEKPDAVVIAGDLYDRSVPPTDAVSLLDEILYKINVELKTPILAISGNHDSAERLSFGSTWYRQSHFYMEGKLSNVFKPIYLNGVNFYLVPYAEPGIVRQLLDDSSIHSHEDAMKSIVGQIEKTIDPNEPNVLIGHAFVAGGTTSDSERILSVGGTGCVPVDCFTPFTYTALGHLHSPDAIKNDTIKYSGSLLKYSFSESKQRKSVSIVTIDANGKLTVDERILTPRQDMRELSGYLDELLDPSFYQNQKVDDYLKIVLHDEGAILDPINKLRQVYPNVLHLEKKIDQIDVKEKLSISTVTRQSKSELSLFEEFYKEMTTSEFNQEKRDLMIAIIDRMKGESRNL from the coding sequence ATGAAATTTATTCATACAGCTGACTGGCATTTAGGAAAGCTTGTACATGGAATATATATGACAGACGAACAACGGATTGTACTTGAGCAATTTGTTAAATTAGTAGAAGAGGAAAAGCCTGATGCGGTGGTAATTGCAGGTGATTTATATGATCGTTCCGTCCCTCCTACAGATGCTGTAAGTCTATTAGATGAAATACTATATAAAATTAATGTAGAACTAAAAACACCTATTTTAGCGATCTCTGGTAATCATGATAGTGCAGAAAGATTGTCCTTTGGTTCAACATGGTATCGTCAAAGTCATTTTTATATGGAAGGTAAATTGTCAAATGTATTTAAACCAATCTATTTAAATGGAGTCAATTTTTATCTCGTTCCGTATGCAGAACCAGGTATTGTACGACAATTACTAGATGATTCATCTATTCATTCTCACGAGGATGCAATGAAATCTATAGTCGGACAAATAGAAAAGACTATAGACCCGAATGAACCAAATGTTTTAATTGGACATGCATTCGTTGCCGGTGGTACGACAAGTGATTCCGAACGAATTTTATCTGTTGGTGGCACAGGATGTGTACCAGTCGATTGTTTTACTCCATTTACGTATACGGCACTTGGACATTTGCATAGTCCGGATGCGATTAAGAATGATACGATTAAATATTCCGGCTCCTTATTAAAGTATTCCTTTTCAGAATCGAAACAAAGGAAATCGGTATCAATCGTCACAATAGATGCTAACGGTAAACTTACAGTAGATGAAAGAATACTTACACCACGGCAGGATATGAGGGAACTATCGGGATATCTTGATGAATTATTAGATCCTTCATTTTATCAAAATCAAAAGGTAGATGATTACTTGAAAATAGTGCTTCATGATGAGGGTGCTATTTTAGATCCAATTAACAAGTTAAGACAAGTGTATCCGAATGTACTCCATTTAGAGAAAAAGATCGACCAAATAGATGTAAAAGAAAAATTGTCTATCAGTACTGTAACAAGACAATCAAAATCGGAACTTAGTTTATTTGAAGAGTTTTATAAAGAAATGACAACATCAGAATTCAATCAAGAAAAAAGGGATTTGATGATAGCTATCATTGATCGGATGAAAGGGGAGTCTCGTAACCTATGA
- a CDS encoding DUF2621 domain-containing protein: MLNGWFLWFILFWVVILISLFAIGGFFMFRKFLKRLPKEDGKSILDWEEHYVNQTRSLWTPDQKELLEELVSPVPELFRDVARQKIAGKIGEVALEDHAKQINREHVIRGYILATPKRDHKFLRKKLRQMEIDETPYEHLFQ; this comes from the coding sequence ATGCTAAATGGCTGGTTTTTATGGTTTATTTTGTTTTGGGTAGTCATATTAATTAGTTTATTTGCAATTGGTGGTTTTTTTATGTTTCGAAAGTTTCTAAAGAGACTTCCAAAGGAAGATGGGAAATCGATATTGGATTGGGAAGAACATTACGTAAATCAAACACGTAGTCTTTGGACGCCAGATCAAAAGGAATTATTAGAGGAATTGGTGAGTCCTGTGCCGGAATTATTTAGGGATGTAGCAAGACAGAAAATCGCTGGAAAAATTGGTGAAGTTGCTCTTGAGGATCATGCTAAACAAATAAACCGGGAACATGTAATTAGAGGATATATATTAGCTACTCCAAAGAGAGATCATAAATTTTTAAGAAAAAAACTGCGTCAAATGGAAATAGATGAAACACCTTATGAACATTTGTTTCAATAG
- a CDS encoding CcdC family protein → MLEIIVSSIFALCMGLVVIFVRMKASHKPASAKKIILPPIFMSTGMLMFIEPFFRVTLSEIFEAVLVGMLFSIVLVKTSRFEIRENDIYLKRSKAFGFILIGLLLIRLVAKLILSSEIDVGQLSGMFYLLAFGMIVPWRLAMYVQYRKLLETLNNDVQIKGI, encoded by the coding sequence ATGCTCGAAATAATTGTTTCATCTATTTTTGCCTTGTGCATGGGATTAGTTGTTATATTTGTCCGGATGAAAGCTTCACATAAACCAGCATCAGCAAAGAAAATAATATTACCTCCTATTTTTATGAGTACGGGTATGCTAATGTTTATTGAACCATTTTTTCGAGTTACCTTATCCGAAATATTTGAAGCGGTTTTGGTAGGAATGCTATTTTCAATCGTTTTAGTGAAAACATCTAGGTTTGAAATTCGAGAAAATGATATATATTTAAAAAGATCGAAAGCATTTGGCTTTATTTTAATCGGCCTTCTTTTAATCAGGCTAGTAGCAAAGCTTATTTTAAGTTCCGAAATTGATGTTGGTCAACTTAGTGGCATGTTTTATTTATTAGCGTTTGGGATGATTGTTCCTTGGCGTTTAGCGATGTATGTTCAATATCGTAAACTGCTTGAAACACTTAACAATGATGTGCAAATAAAAGGGATATAA
- a CDS encoding response regulator yields the protein MAKVLVVDDAKFMRVTLRKMLELAKHEVIGEAENGREAVEMYRLLQPEIVTMDITMPEMTGLEAVRQIIQEFPKAKIIICSSMGQQKMVMNAIDAGAKDYIVKPFNEIRVNEAIDRVLK from the coding sequence TTGGCTAAAGTATTAGTAGTTGACGATGCTAAATTTATGAGAGTAACCTTACGGAAAATGCTAGAACTAGCTAAACATGAGGTAATTGGTGAAGCTGAGAATGGCCGTGAAGCGGTAGAAATGTATCGCTTACTACAGCCTGAAATAGTCACAATGGATATTACTATGCCTGAGATGACTGGTCTTGAAGCTGTCCGACAAATCATACAAGAGTTTCCAAAGGCAAAAATCATTATTTGTTCCTCAATGGGACAGCAAAAAATGGTTATGAATGCAATTGATGCGGGAGCAAAGGACTATATCGTTAAGCCGTTCAATGAAATTCGTGTGAACGAAGCAATCGATCGTGTTCTAAAATAA
- a CDS encoding cytochrome c biogenesis CcdA family protein — MTEVDLNLFLALGAGFLSFISPCCLPLYPAFVSYITGMSVNELKNENAMLQKRSLLHTLCFIIGFSVIFIALGFGSSLVGNFFKNNQDLIRQIGAIVIVIFGFMIVGFLKPEFLMKEHRFQFKNRPTGFVGSFLIGLAFAAGWTPCTGPILVAVMSLAATNPNSAMFYMIAYIIGFALPFFILSFFIGKLKWIRKFSGRIVKIGGFIMIIFGIFLFFNWMTMLTGYMSALFGGFKGF; from the coding sequence ATGACTGAAGTAGATTTAAATTTATTTCTAGCGCTAGGTGCGGGGTTTTTAAGCTTTATATCTCCATGTTGTTTACCACTCTACCCGGCTTTCGTTTCATATATTACAGGCATGTCTGTAAATGAATTAAAGAATGAAAATGCCATGTTACAGAAGAGGAGTCTTCTGCATACTTTATGTTTTATCATTGGATTTTCTGTTATTTTTATCGCTCTTGGTTTTGGTTCATCATTAGTTGGAAATTTCTTTAAAAATAATCAAGATTTAATTCGGCAAATCGGGGCAATTGTTATCGTTATATTTGGTTTCATGATTGTTGGTTTTTTAAAGCCGGAATTTTTGATGAAGGAACATCGTTTTCAATTTAAAAATCGACCCACCGGTTTCGTTGGCTCTTTTTTGATTGGTTTAGCGTTTGCGGCTGGATGGACGCCATGTACTGGCCCAATATTGGTTGCAGTTATGTCACTAGCTGCGACAAACCCTAATTCAGCAATGTTCTACATGATTGCATATATTATTGGTTTTGCGTTACCATTTTTTATCCTTTCATTTTTTATCGGAAAATTGAAGTGGATACGTAAATTTAGTGGACGGATTGTTAAAATAGGAGGATTTATCATGATCATTTTTGGTATTTTTCTCTTTTTTAACTGGATGACAATGCTTACAGGCTATATGTCCGCACTTTTCGGAGGATTTAAGGGATTCTAA
- a CDS encoding aspartyl-phosphate phosphatase Spo0E family protein yields the protein MNERKSSVKNENLSKQIEKKRADLIEVVKKEGLASSLAIQYSQELDRLLNQYLRLSMQNRSAISS from the coding sequence ATGAACGAAAGGAAATCATCCGTGAAAAATGAAAATCTTTCAAAACAAATTGAAAAAAAACGGGCTGATTTAATAGAAGTAGTAAAGAAAGAAGGGCTAGCATCTTCACTAGCCATTCAATATAGTCAAGAATTAGATCGTTTGTTAAATCAATATCTTCGTCTAAGTATGCAAAATAGATCCGCTATTTCTTCATAA